The Clostridium botulinum BKT015925 genome includes the window TATATTAAAATAATATAAAAGCATATGTTATTTAAAAACAATAATAAAATAATATAAGAGGTATATTATATATATAATGTTAAATTGTGATAAGTGGGTAAGAAAAGTATAAATAATAAAGTTTGTTTCTATCTTTAAATAATGTTAATTATAATAAGAAAATTATTGATTAGAGTAGAAATGTTTAAATTTTAAAATGCATAATTAAAATTTCTATAATTTAATTTATAAGAATTATTGTTTCATTATTAAAAAAATAAAATTATTTTACATAAAAATAATTGCTATATTAAGTAGAAAGTATATAAGGATTAATAATTGTTCTAGAAAGGTGATTTCAATGAAATTAACAGAAACAGATTTAAGAGAAGTACAACATAAATCTATTGAAATATTGTTATACTTTAAAAAATTTTGTGAAAAGCATGATTTAATATTTTATTTATGTGGGGGATGTTGCATAGGAACAATTCGTCATAAAGGGTTTATTCCTTGGGATGATGATATTGATGTTTTTATGCCAAGAGCTGACTATGAAAAATTAGCAGCTTTATGGGAAAAAGAAGCTGATACAGAGAGATATTCTTTAAGTCGTTCTAATGAGAAAATCAATTATCGGCATACAGATACTACAATTCAAGATAATCATACAACATTTATAAATAAGCATAGTATGGATTTAGATATTAATCATGGATTGATGCTTGATGTCATACCACTAGATGGATGTCCATCTTCTTCATTTAGTAGATTTTTTCAAATCATTTATGCTATGACATATTCGTTATTTAATGCTCAGAGATTACCAGACAACCAAGGGAAAATACTAAGAGTTCTATCTAAAATAATATTATCTATATTTAGATCTTCAAGATTACGATATAAAATTTGGAGTTATTGTGAAAGACAAATGACAAAATATAGTATAAAAGAGAGTGAGTATATTACAGAACTTGTTACTGGATATAAGTACTTAAAAAATAAATATCCAAAGAAAATTTTTGAAAAGCAAGTATATAAAGAATTTGAAGGATATAAGATGCCAATTCCGAGTGGATATGATACCTATTTGACTATGGCTTTTGGAGATTATATGAAATTACCATCAAAAGAAGAACGTGTTCCAAAGCATAACACTGTATATGTAAATTTAAATGAGGGATATAAAAAATTTAAAATATACATTACTGTATTAATCAAAAGGATTGTATTAATCAAAAAGGTGGAAAGTTACATGAAAGGCAGCTATAAGAAAAAAGTAACAACAGAAGAATTTAATCTCCGCAAGCTACAATTAAAATCTCTTAATATTCTATTATATTTTAAACAGTTTTGTGATCAATATAAGTTGAAATTTTATTTGTGTGGAGGATGTTGCATAGGAGCAATACGTCATAATGGATTTATTCCTTGGGACGATGATGTAGATGTATTTATGCCTAGAGATGATTATGAAAAACTTCAAAAATTATGGATAAAGTATGCTGATAACAAAAAATACGCATATTGCCGTACTAATAGAAAAGAATCATTTGAAACTATGCTTACACAGATATCAGATAATAGTACAACGTTTATTAAAAGTAATTTAAAAAATTGTGATATTAATCATGGTATTAAACTTGAAATTATACCGTTAGATGGAGTTCCTAATTGTAAAATAAAACGAAAAATACAAATGATATGGGCTATTATATTTTGCTTATTTAATAGACAGTTTGCACCTGAAAATAAGGGTAAGCTGGCAAATTTAATAGGAAAATTTTTATTAAAGATATTTTATAGCCAATCAATCAGATTTAAAATATGGAAATTTGCAGAAAAGCAAATGACTAAGTATGGAATTAATGAGAAAACAAAATATGTAACAGAATTATGTGTTACATATAAATATATGAAGAATGAGTATCCTAGAGAATTTTTCAGAGAAGCAAAATATGTAAAATTCGAAAATTATATGATGCCAGTTCCGATTGGGTATGATGGTTATCTAACTATGGCATTTGGGAATTATATGAAGTTGCCACCAATTGAACAACGTATACCTAAGCATGATACTATTTATGTTAATTTAAATAAAAGTTATAAAAATTTTAAAGGAAAATACTATTGTTTAAAGGAAGAAAAGATTTAAGATGGAGGAGATACTATGATTTTTGGAGCAATTTTAGCAGGGGGGGTAGGGTCTAGGATGAAGATAGCTGATATTCCTAAACAATTTCTACCCTTGGGAGATAAACCCATTATCATACATACGTTGGAAAAATTTATCATTTGTTCAAAATTTCATAAAATATATATTGGAGTACATCCACAATGGTTATCATATATGAATGATTTAGTAGAAAGATATATTGATAGTAGAGATAAAGAAAGAGTATGTATTATTGTTGGAGGTAAAGATAGGAATTCAACTATTTTTAATATTATTGAAGGAATTGAAAATGATTATGAAATAAATGACGGAGATATTATTGTTACACATGATGCTGTTAGACCTTTTGTAACTTTAAGAATTTTAAATGACAATATTGATGCTGCATCAAAGTATGGAGCATGTGATACGGTTGTTAATGCAACTGATACCATTGTAGAATCGCTTGATGATAAAAGTATATCAAATATTCCCCCACGTAACTATATGTATCAGGGTCAAACACCTCAAAGTTTTAATATTTCCAAGTTAAAGTTAATATATAATGATTTGTCACAGAATGATAAAGAAGTTTTAACGGATGCCTGTAATATTTTTGTTAAAAGAGATCAGTATGTGCATCTTGTTAAAGGAGAAGTATCAAATATGAAAATAACGACAGTTAATGATTACGAGGTAGTACAAGCTATGATAGGAGGAACAAAAAATGATTAATTATATTTACCAGCTTGTTGCACCCAAAATTATTGCTGTTAAATATGTAGATATTAATGTGAAGAATAAAATACTTGTACGACCTGAATATATGGCTATATGTCATGCAGATCAAAGATACTATTTGGGACAGCGAAGTCCTAAAATAATGAGAAAAAAATTACCAATGGCTTTAATACATGAGTGCTGTGGAAAGGTTGTTTATGACAGTTCAGGCACGTATGAAAAGGGACAAAGAGTTGTAATGATACCCAATACGCCAACAAGTGATAGTGATGTTATTTTCGAAAATTATCATAAAGGTTCCTATTTTTTATCAAGTGGGTATGATGGATTTATGAGAGAATTAATTTATATGCCATTGAATCGAGTAGTACCTTATGATGAAATTAAACCTCAAATAGCGGCTATTACAGAATTTGTTAGTGTAGCAGTACATGCGATTACTAGATTTGATATGATAGCACACAAAAAGAGAGAAATTATAGGAATTTGGGGAGATGGAAGTTTATCATATACTGTCGCAAGTATGGTTAAGGAGTTATATCCATTATCAAAAATAGTTGTAGTGGGAAAACATGAAAATAAGCTTTCTCATTTTTCTTTTGTAGATAACACATATACTATAGAGTATTTGCCAAGTGATTTTGAAGTGGACCATGCTTTTGAGTGTACAGGGGGAGAAGGCAGTTATTATGCTATAGATGATATTATTAATTATATTAATCCGCAAGGCACTATTGCTTTAATGGGGGTTTCTGAGAATAAAGTTCCAGTTTATACTAGAAATGTTTTAGAAAAAGGATTAATTTTTGTAGGATGTAGTCGCTCTGG containing:
- a CDS encoding LicD family protein → MKLTETDLREVQHKSIEILLYFKKFCEKHDLIFYLCGGCCIGTIRHKGFIPWDDDIDVFMPRADYEKLAALWEKEADTERYSLSRSNEKINYRHTDTTIQDNHTTFINKHSMDLDINHGLMLDVIPLDGCPSSSFSRFFQIIYAMTYSLFNAQRLPDNQGKILRVLSKIILSIFRSSRLRYKIWSYCERQMTKYSIKESEYITELVTGYKYLKNKYPKKIFEKQVYKEFEGYKMPIPSGYDTYLTMAFGDYMKLPSKEERVPKHNTVYVNLNEGYKKFKIYITVLIKRIVLIKKVESYMKGSYKKKVTTEEFNLRKLQLKSLNILLYFKQFCDQYKLKFYLCGGCCIGAIRHNGFIPWDDDVDVFMPRDDYEKLQKLWIKYADNKKYAYCRTNRKESFETMLTQISDNSTTFIKSNLKNCDINHGIKLEIIPLDGVPNCKIKRKIQMIWAIIFCLFNRQFAPENKGKLANLIGKFLLKIFYSQSIRFKIWKFAEKQMTKYGINEKTKYVTELCVTYKYMKNEYPREFFREAKYVKFENYMMPVPIGYDGYLTMAFGNYMKLPPIEQRIPKHDTIYVNLNKSYKNFKGKYYCLKEEKI
- a CDS encoding IspD/TarI family cytidylyltransferase, with the translated sequence MIFGAILAGGVGSRMKIADIPKQFLPLGDKPIIIHTLEKFIICSKFHKIYIGVHPQWLSYMNDLVERYIDSRDKERVCIIVGGKDRNSTIFNIIEGIENDYEINDGDIIVTHDAVRPFVTLRILNDNIDAASKYGACDTVVNATDTIVESLDDKSISNIPPRNYMYQGQTPQSFNISKLKLIYNDLSQNDKEVLTDACNIFVKRDQYVHLVKGEVSNMKITTVNDYEVVQAMIGGTKND
- a CDS encoding alcohol dehydrogenase catalytic domain-containing protein; this translates as MINYIYQLVAPKIIAVKYVDINVKNKILVRPEYMAICHADQRYYLGQRSPKIMRKKLPMALIHECCGKVVYDSSGTYEKGQRVVMIPNTPTSDSDVIFENYHKGSYFLSSGYDGFMRELIYMPLNRVVPYDEIKPQIAAITEFVSVAVHAITRFDMIAHKKREIIGIWGDGSLSYTVASMVKELYPLSKIVVVGKHENKLSHFSFVDNTYTIEYLPSDFEVDHAFECTGGEGSYYAIDDIINYINPQGTIALMGVSENKVPVYTRNVLEKGLIFVGCSRSGKMDFEKAIELMKKPNIQNRLATIVYEDKPVSTIDDIHKVFEYDLTRPFKTVFKWCM